A section of the Oryza sativa Japonica Group chromosome 1, ASM3414082v1 genome encodes:
- the LOC4326465 gene encoding non-specific phospholipase C6 gives MWPLSPHRRHLQQHGHSGAMGRRLLLLFLMLAQAPNSNGDSKIKNVVVLALENRSFDHMLGWMQRLLGLPIDGLTGAECNPAPGPGPADSLLHCVSPDADLVVPDDPAHAFEDVLEQLLGFRPNDSTGAAASPSDMSGFVRSAVSVSALLTDAVMRGFTPSRLPAFSALASSFAVFDRWFSSIPGPTQPNRLFLYSATSHGAVAHDKWNLLRGYPQRTIFDSLAADALDYRVYFKTIPTTLFYRRLRTVANAARGTFRRYDAAFRDHARRGLLPALSVIEPRYFDLTGTPADDDHPAHDVANGQRLVKDVYEALRAGPQWNHTLLIITYDEHGGFYDHVPPPNVGVPSPDAIRGPLPFFFRFDRLGVRVPTIMVSPWIRKGTVVGRPPGGPTPTSEYEHSSIPATIKKIFNLSSDFLTRRDAWAGTFEHLFTDLDEPRTDCPETLPEIPPPSSSSSSTKKEDGGWLSDFQRELVQLAAFLNGDYMLSSFAQEYESRMTMTVKQADAYVRRAVKSFLEASKRAKRLGANDSAIVTMRPSLTTATTCCP, from the coding sequence ATGTGGCCGCTCTCTCCTCACCGACGGCATCTCCAGCAGCACGGGCATTCCGGCGCCATGGGTCGGCGGCTGTTGCTGCTCTTCCTAATGCTGGCACAGGCACCCAATTCCAATGGGGATTCCAAGATAAAGAACGTGGTGGTGTTGGCGCTGGAGAACCGGTCGTTCGACCACATGCTGGGGTGGATGCAGCGGCTGCTGGGCCTCCCCATCGACGGCCTCACCGGCGCAGAGTGCAACCCGGCTCCAGGACCAGGTCCAGCCGACTCCCTCCTCCACTGCGTCTCCCCcgacgccgacctcgtcgtccCCGACGACCCCGCCCACGCCTTCGAGGACGTCCTCGAGCAGCTGCTGGGGTTCCGACCCAATGACTCtactggcgccgccgcctccccctcagACATGTCGGGCTTCGTCCGCAGCGCCGTCTCCGTGAGCGCGCTCCTGACCGACGCCGTCATGCGGGGGTTCACCCCGTCGCGGCTCCCGGCCTTCTCCGCGCTGGCCTCCTCCTTCGCGGTGTTCGACCGCTGGTTCTCCTCCATCCCGGGGCCCACGCAGCCCAACCGGCTGTTCCTCTACTCCGCCACCTCCCACGGCGCCGTCGCCCACGACAAGTGGAACCTCCTCCGCGGCTACCCGCAGCGCACCATCTTTGactccctcgccgccgacgccctcgaCTACCGGGTCTACTTCAAGACCATCCCCACCACCCTCTTCTACCGCCGCCTCCGCACCGTCGCCAACGCCGCCCGCGGCACCTTCCGCCGCTACGACGCCGCCTTCCGCGACCACGCCCGCAGGGGCCTCCTCCCGGCGCTCTCCGTCATCGAGCCACGCTACTTCGACCTCACCGGCAcgcccgccgacgacgaccacccGGCGCACGACGTCGCCAACGGCCAGAGGCTGGTCAAGGACGTCTACGAGGCGCTGCGGGCGGGCCCGCAGTGGAACCACACACTGCTCATCATCACCTACGACGAGCACGGCGGCTTCTACGACCACGTCCCGCCGCCCAATGTCGGCGTCCCCAGCCCCGACGCCATCCGTGGCCCGCTGCCCTTCTTCTTCAGGTTCGACCGCCTCGGCGTCAGGGTGCCCACCATCATGGTGTCGCCGTGGATCAGGAAAGGGACGGTGGTGGGGAGGCCGCCGGGAGGGCCAACGCCCACGTCCGAGTACGAGCACTCCTCCATCCCGGCCACCATCAAGAAGATATTCAACCTCAGCTCCGACTTCCTCACCAGGAGGGATGCGTGGGCGGGCACCTTCGAGCACCTCTTCACGGACCTGGACGAGCCAAGGACGGATTGCCCGGAGACATTGCCGGAGATCCCGCCGCCatcttcctcgtcgtcgtcgaccaaGAAAGAAGACGGAGGATGGCTGTCGGACTTCCAGCGCGAGCTGGTGCAGCTGGCGGCCTTCCTCAACGGCGACTACATGCTGTCAAGCTTCGCACAGGAGTACGAGTCGAGAATGACGATGACGGTGAAGCAGGCGGATGCGTATGTGAGGCGAGCCGTCAAAAGTTTCCTGGAGGCCAGCAAGCGGGCCAAACGCTTAGGTGCAAACGACTCCGCCATTGTAACCATGAGACCATCCCTCACTACTGCAACCACCTGCTGCCCTTAG